A genomic stretch from Mycobacterium malmoense includes:
- a CDS encoding cutinase family protein — protein MKSHRIRGPRAGSARSSTGRWVGLGASALVTATGLLCTPLATPVASADNCPDAEVIFARGTNEPPGLGRVGDAFVDSLRQQTGGMSIDTYGVNYAASKLQLHGGDGANDTINRVKQTVQKCPNTKIVLGGYSQGASVMDIVAGVPIGGIDWGSSLPPEYANNIAAVVTFGDVADRAGGSLPTASAMLGSKAIDLCNPNDPICHAGPGNEWSGHTEGYVPVYTTQAAAFVASKLLAGTGQQVPGYGPPQMYVPQLPQAPGAPGSGPSIHGPAPSPSSPSPQPGLV, from the coding sequence GTGAAGTCTCACCGCATACGGGGCCCTCGGGCGGGCAGCGCGCGGTCATCAACGGGCCGCTGGGTCGGCCTGGGCGCTTCGGCACTGGTCACCGCGACCGGCCTGCTCTGCACCCCCCTCGCGACACCGGTCGCGTCCGCCGACAACTGCCCCGACGCCGAGGTCATCTTCGCGCGCGGCACCAACGAGCCGCCCGGCCTCGGCCGGGTGGGCGACGCCTTCGTCGACTCGCTGCGCCAACAGACCGGCGGCATGAGCATCGACACCTACGGGGTGAACTACGCCGCCAGCAAGCTGCAGCTGCACGGCGGTGACGGCGCCAACGACACGATCAATCGTGTCAAGCAGACGGTGCAGAAGTGCCCGAACACCAAGATCGTGCTGGGCGGCTACTCGCAGGGCGCGTCCGTGATGGACATCGTGGCCGGCGTTCCCATCGGCGGCATCGACTGGGGCAGTTCGCTGCCGCCGGAGTACGCCAACAACATCGCGGCGGTGGTCACCTTCGGCGACGTGGCCGACCGGGCCGGCGGCTCGCTGCCGACCGCGAGCGCGATGCTGGGATCCAAGGCGATCGATCTGTGCAACCCCAACGACCCGATCTGCCACGCGGGTCCGGGCAACGAGTGGAGCGGGCACACCGAGGGCTACGTCCCCGTGTACACCACCCAGGCGGCGGCTTTCGTTGCGTCCAAGCTGCTGGCCGGGACCGGCCAGCAGGTGCCCGGGTATGGGCCCCCGCAAATGTACGTCCCACAGCTGCCGCAGGCGCCCGGGGCACCGGGGTCCGGCCCGTCGATACACGGACCGGCGCCTTCGCCGAGCTCGCCGTCCCCCCAACCCGGTCTGGTCTGA
- the eccB gene encoding type VII secretion protein EccB, with product MDRSPPHRPTTRLQIGGYRFLLRRLECALLGRDVGAVNEPLRAQSASLTIGCVLAAVAIAGCAVLGLLRPRADLDRARIVMGRESGALYVRVGDTWHPVLNLASARLIIATAADPQPVRESDLSRTKHGPLLGIPGAPQFLGKPLSAGESAWTTCDTDGAAATTVVVGPTGGPSVRRLASEQAILVTPAPGSPAYLLYNGQRAVVDLADAAVLRALRLEGHAPRVVSQSLLNAVPEAPPIGTPRIRGAGGKAAGLPGFPVGSVLRITRGDGDEYYVVLAAGVQRIGRVAADLLRFADSQGTANAVTVAPDALRTAAIVNTLPVASFPDRAPTLLDGESAVCVTWKPAPSGRFDTALLAGSGLPVPAGQAPVTLSQADGDGPALDAVGLPPGRSAYVWGNGRIGTRYLVTDTGVRFAVHDDDAAHDLGLPAPVPAPWPVLAALPAGPELSRQTASVARDTVAGPP from the coding sequence TTGGACCGATCACCGCCGCACCGGCCGACGACCCGATTGCAAATCGGTGGTTACCGGTTTTTGCTGCGTCGCCTCGAGTGCGCGTTGCTGGGCAGGGATGTCGGCGCGGTCAACGAACCCCTGCGCGCGCAGTCGGCGTCGCTCACAATCGGGTGCGTGCTGGCGGCCGTCGCCATCGCCGGATGCGCGGTTCTGGGTTTGCTGCGGCCGCGCGCGGACCTCGATCGGGCACGGATAGTGATGGGCCGGGAATCCGGGGCGCTGTATGTGCGGGTGGGCGACACCTGGCATCCGGTGCTGAACTTGGCCTCGGCGCGGCTGATCATCGCGACGGCCGCCGACCCGCAGCCGGTGCGTGAGTCCGATCTGAGCCGCACCAAACACGGCCCGCTGCTGGGTATTCCGGGTGCGCCGCAGTTTCTCGGCAAGCCGCTGTCGGCGGGCGAATCGGCCTGGACGACCTGCGATACCGACGGCGCCGCCGCAACGACGGTCGTCGTCGGGCCCACCGGGGGGCCGTCGGTCCGTCGCCTGGCTTCCGAGCAGGCCATCCTGGTCACGCCCGCCCCGGGTTCGCCGGCCTACCTGCTCTACAACGGGCAGCGGGCCGTCGTGGACCTTGCCGACGCCGCGGTCCTGCGGGCACTGCGGCTGGAAGGCCACGCGCCACGCGTCGTCTCGCAGTCGTTGCTGAACGCCGTGCCCGAGGCGCCGCCGATCGGCACCCCACGGATTCGCGGCGCGGGCGGCAAGGCGGCCGGGCTGCCCGGGTTCCCGGTCGGCAGTGTGCTGCGCATCACACGTGGCGACGGTGACGAGTATTACGTCGTCCTGGCCGCCGGGGTCCAGCGCATCGGCCGGGTGGCCGCGGACCTGCTTCGGTTCGCCGACTCGCAGGGGACCGCAAACGCCGTCACGGTGGCGCCCGACGCGCTCCGCACCGCCGCGATCGTGAACACGCTGCCGGTGGCGAGTTTCCCCGACCGGGCGCCGACGCTGCTGGACGGCGAAAGCGCCGTGTGCGTCACGTGGAAGCCCGCGCCATCCGGGCGCTTCGACACCGCGTTGCTGGCGGGGAGCGGCCTGCCGGTGCCGGCCGGCCAGGCGCCGGTGACCCTGTCCCAGGCCGATGGCGACGGCCCCGCGCTGGACGCGGTCGGCCTGCCGCCCGGCCGCAGCGCCTACGTGTGGGGCAACGGCCGGATCGGCACGCGATACCTCGTCACCGACACCGGGGTGCGGTTCGCGGTCCACGATGACGACGCGGCGCACGACCTCGGCCTTCCGGCGCCGGTCCCGGCGCCCTGGCCGGTGTTGGCGGCCCTGCCGGCCGGACCGGAACTGAGCAGGCAGACCGCGTCAGTCGCCCGGGACACCGTTGCGGGACCCCCGTAA
- the mycP gene encoding type VII secretion-associated serine protease mycosin: protein MESQVSAARVARLLAVSVLTALCQPGTPPAHAVSPPQIDDRWLPKPALPAPPWPTVQREVCATMTADPGPRRDGLPDLIDLPRVWQLSRGAGQRVAVIDTGVSRHRRLPDVVPGGDYVSVGDGTQDCDAHGTLVAGIISAAPDSRADGFGGVAPEATLISIRQSSAKFAPAGERSHAGVGDVDTMAKAVRTAADLGASVINISSVACVPVASAPDDRALGAALAYAVDVKNAVVVAAAGNTGGTAQCPPQRSDATWATVTVAVSPAWYDDYVLTVGSVNAEGTPSAFTLAGPWVDVAATGEAVTSLGSQPVSGTSYAAPVVSGLAALIRARFPALTARQVMRRIESTAHHPPAGWDPLVGNGTIDALAAVSTDPAPAGGTTAKPAPAPVPIGTPPPPEPPNSRARTIALRGAGACLVALVAALAAGAAGGRLRGSRNGVPGD from the coding sequence ATGGAGTCCCAAGTGAGCGCGGCACGCGTCGCGCGCCTGCTGGCGGTGTCGGTGCTTACCGCGCTGTGCCAGCCGGGAACGCCGCCGGCACACGCGGTTTCGCCGCCGCAGATCGACGACAGGTGGCTACCGAAGCCGGCCTTGCCGGCGCCGCCGTGGCCGACCGTGCAACGGGAGGTTTGCGCGACGATGACGGCGGACCCGGGACCACGCCGCGACGGGCTCCCGGACCTGATCGACCTGCCGCGGGTGTGGCAACTCAGCCGCGGTGCGGGACAACGGGTCGCGGTCATCGACACCGGCGTCTCGCGGCACCGCCGACTGCCCGATGTGGTGCCCGGAGGTGACTATGTGTCCGTCGGCGACGGCACCCAGGATTGCGACGCGCATGGCACCCTGGTGGCCGGAATCATCTCCGCCGCACCGGATTCCAGGGCCGACGGCTTCGGCGGGGTGGCGCCCGAGGCCACGCTGATCAGCATCCGCCAGTCCAGCGCGAAGTTCGCCCCCGCCGGCGAGCGGTCCCACGCCGGGGTCGGTGACGTCGACACCATGGCGAAAGCCGTCCGCACGGCCGCCGATCTCGGCGCATCGGTGATCAACATTTCGTCGGTTGCCTGCGTTCCGGTTGCGTCGGCCCCCGACGACCGCGCACTGGGCGCCGCGCTGGCCTACGCGGTCGACGTCAAGAATGCCGTCGTCGTGGCGGCGGCGGGCAATACCGGCGGCACGGCGCAGTGTCCGCCTCAGCGGTCCGACGCAACCTGGGCGACCGTCACGGTCGCGGTCAGCCCGGCCTGGTACGACGACTACGTGCTGACCGTCGGCTCGGTGAACGCCGAAGGGACGCCGTCGGCGTTCACCCTCGCCGGGCCGTGGGTGGACGTCGCCGCCACCGGCGAGGCCGTGACGTCGCTCGGTTCGCAACCGGTATCGGGCACCAGCTACGCCGCACCGGTGGTCAGCGGGCTGGCCGCGCTGATCCGGGCCCGCTTCCCGGCGTTGACCGCACGCCAGGTGATGCGGCGCATCGAGTCCACCGCCCATCACCCACCCGCCGGCTGGGATCCGCTCGTCGGCAACGGCACCATCGACGCGCTGGCCGCGGTCAGTACCGACCCCGCTCCGGCCGGTGGCACCACCGCCAAACCGGCACCGGCGCCCGTGCCGATCGGCACACCACCCCCACCCGAGCCGCCGAATTCTCGCGCCCGAACCATCGCATTGCGCGGCGCGGGCGCTTGCCTTGTCGCGCTGGTGGCGGCCCTGGCGGCCGGTGCGGCCGGGGGCCGGTTACGGGGGTCCCGCAACGGTGTCCCGGGCGACTGA
- the eccD gene encoding type VII secretion integral membrane protein EccD, protein MPASDPGLRRVSVHAGTAVADVALPAGVAVAILIPSIVDILEGRGIDDLEARRYRLSRPGTSALDTSATLAQNGIQDGAVLVLSQSPTPPPTVRYDDAAEAVAATLEAARPWGHARRRQAARLTGAVAAGCLTGVGALALVRNAVSAKATGATAGPAVFAGLLALLFAVIAHRAYRDAVAGLALSAIATGFAAVAGFLAVPGAPGIPNALLAATAAAVTAVLAMRASGCGVVTLTAVSCAAAIVAAAALVGVITGAPPRAIGSVSALISLGLLGVAARASIMLAGLSPRLPPGPDTAESTGDRLAARAIRADNWLTGLLAAFSSSAAAGAVVTVLAGAPRLCCVAFGIATGSLLLLRARSVSGVRTPVFVASGTVVTATTFGVTALNVPERGAWIAAVTAVLAAAAIYLGFVAPAISVSPVVRRSVELLECLALVAMVPLTCWVCGLYGAVRGWSPK, encoded by the coding sequence TTGCCCGCGTCCGATCCGGGGCTGCGCCGCGTGTCAGTTCATGCCGGCACGGCCGTCGCCGACGTGGCCCTGCCCGCCGGGGTTGCCGTCGCCATCCTGATCCCGTCGATCGTCGACATCCTGGAGGGCCGCGGTATCGACGATCTGGAGGCGAGGCGTTACCGGCTGTCCCGCCCGGGCACGTCCGCCTTGGACACGTCGGCGACATTGGCGCAGAACGGCATCCAAGACGGCGCCGTTCTGGTCCTGAGCCAGTCCCCTACCCCGCCACCCACCGTCCGCTACGACGACGCGGCCGAGGCCGTGGCGGCGACGCTGGAGGCGGCCCGGCCTTGGGGCCACGCCCGGCGCCGGCAGGCCGCCCGGCTCACCGGCGCGGTGGCGGCGGGCTGCCTGACCGGCGTCGGCGCGCTGGCGCTCGTGCGAAATGCGGTCAGCGCCAAGGCCACCGGCGCCACTGCGGGCCCTGCGGTGTTCGCCGGCTTGCTCGCTCTGCTGTTCGCGGTGATCGCCCACCGCGCCTATCGGGACGCGGTCGCCGGGCTCGCGCTCAGCGCGATCGCCACCGGGTTCGCGGCGGTTGCCGGCTTTCTGGCGGTCCCCGGCGCCCCCGGCATCCCCAACGCACTGCTGGCCGCCACGGCGGCGGCCGTCACCGCGGTGCTGGCGATGCGGGCTTCGGGCTGTGGTGTCGTCACGCTGACCGCGGTCTCCTGCGCGGCGGCGATCGTTGCCGCCGCCGCGCTGGTGGGCGTGATCACCGGCGCGCCGCCGCGCGCCATCGGTTCGGTATCGGCGCTGATATCCCTCGGCCTGCTCGGGGTGGCGGCGCGGGCGTCGATCATGCTGGCGGGGTTATCGCCTCGGCTGCCGCCGGGCCCGGACACCGCCGAATCGACCGGGGATCGGTTGGCCGCCAGGGCGATCCGCGCCGACAACTGGCTGACCGGCCTGCTCGCCGCGTTCTCGTCGTCGGCCGCCGCCGGTGCCGTCGTCACCGTGCTCGCCGGCGCGCCGCGCCTGTGCTGCGTCGCTTTTGGCATTGCCACGGGCTCGCTGCTGTTGCTGCGCGCCCGTTCGGTTTCCGGGGTAAGGACGCCGGTGTTCGTCGCCAGCGGAACCGTCGTCACCGCAACGACATTCGGCGTCACGGCCCTGAACGTGCCCGAGCGCGGGGCATGGATAGCCGCGGTGACGGCGGTGCTGGCCGCCGCGGCGATTTACCTGGGCTTCGTCGCCCCGGCGATCTCGGTCTCGCCCGTGGTGCGGCGAAGCGTCGAGCTGCTGGAGTGTCTGGCGCTGGTCGCGATGGTGCCGCTGACGTGCTGGGTATGCGGCCTCTACGGTGCCGTTCGCGGATGGAGTCCCAAGTGA